The Streptomyces sp. NBC_01775 genome includes a region encoding these proteins:
- a CDS encoding amino acid permease: protein MPPQPGGGDGARGQGTGPAPDAGDTGYSKDLKARHINMIAIGGAIGTGLFLGAGGRLASAGPALAIAYAVCGLFAFFVVKALGELVLHRPSSGSFVSYSREFLGEKGAYVAGWMYFLNWSTTGIADITAIALYTHYWSFFTSIPQWVLALIALAVVLAINMISVKIFGELEFWFAVIKVAALVIFMVIGIVLLATQHPVGGSTPGMGSITDHGGVFPNGVMPVVIVMQGVVFAYSCVELVGVTAGETAEPHKVVPKAVNAIMWRVGFFYVGSVVLLTLLLPWGEYKDGQSPFVTVLSKLGVDGAGDVMNLVVLTAAMSSLNSGLYSTGRILRSMAMAGSAPKFTARMNRSQVPYGGILLTSAVCVAGVGLNYAMPGKAFEIVLNIASLGIISTWCTIMLCHLVFVRRSKEGLVERPSFRLPGSPYTEYVTIAFLLGVIALMWNDPDVGRKTVLLVPVIAAALVVGWFAVRRRVRSAALEGSAEFGAGAKD, encoded by the coding sequence ATTCCACCGCAGCCAGGCGGAGGTGACGGGGCCCGAGGACAGGGCACGGGTCCCGCACCGGATGCCGGTGACACCGGCTACAGCAAGGATCTCAAAGCACGCCATATCAACATGATCGCCATCGGCGGGGCGATCGGAACCGGACTCTTCCTCGGGGCGGGAGGGCGCCTCGCCTCGGCGGGCCCGGCCCTCGCCATCGCCTACGCCGTCTGCGGCCTCTTCGCCTTCTTCGTCGTCAAGGCGCTCGGCGAGCTGGTGCTGCACCGCCCGTCCTCGGGTTCTTTCGTCTCCTACTCGCGCGAGTTCCTCGGCGAGAAGGGCGCCTACGTCGCCGGATGGATGTACTTCCTCAACTGGTCGACCACCGGCATCGCCGACATCACCGCCATCGCGCTCTACACCCACTACTGGAGCTTCTTCACGAGCATCCCCCAGTGGGTGCTCGCGCTGATCGCGCTGGCCGTGGTCCTGGCGATCAACATGATCTCCGTGAAGATCTTCGGTGAACTGGAATTCTGGTTCGCGGTGATCAAGGTCGCCGCGCTGGTGATCTTCATGGTGATCGGCATCGTCCTGCTGGCCACGCAGCATCCGGTCGGCGGCTCGACGCCAGGCATGGGCTCCATAACCGACCACGGGGGCGTCTTCCCCAACGGTGTGATGCCGGTGGTCATCGTCATGCAGGGTGTCGTCTTCGCGTACTCGTGCGTAGAGCTGGTCGGGGTCACCGCGGGGGAGACCGCCGAGCCGCACAAGGTCGTTCCCAAGGCCGTCAACGCCATCATGTGGCGGGTCGGCTTCTTCTACGTCGGCTCGGTGGTGCTGCTCACGCTGCTGCTGCCGTGGGGCGAGTACAAGGACGGACAGAGCCCGTTCGTGACGGTGCTGTCCAAGCTGGGGGTGGACGGCGCCGGAGACGTGATGAACCTCGTCGTCCTCACCGCCGCCATGTCCAGCCTCAACTCCGGGCTGTACTCGACGGGACGCATCCTGCGCTCCATGGCGATGGCCGGCTCGGCGCCGAAGTTCACCGCCCGGATGAACCGCAGCCAGGTGCCCTACGGCGGCATCCTGCTGACCTCGGCGGTGTGTGTCGCCGGTGTGGGCCTCAACTACGCGATGCCCGGCAAGGCGTTCGAGATCGTGCTGAACATCGCCTCGCTCGGCATCATCAGCACCTGGTGCACGATCATGCTCTGTCACCTGGTGTTCGTCCGCCGTTCCAAGGAGGGGCTCGTCGAGCGGCCGTCCTTCCGGCTCCCGGGATCGCCGTACACCGAGTACGTGACGATCGCCTTCCTGCTCGGCGTCATCGCCCTCATGTGGAACGACCCGGACGTGGGACGCAAGACGGTGCTGCTCGTGCCCGTGATCGCTGCCGCGCTGGTCGTCGGCTGGTTCGCGGTCCGGCGGCGCGTGCGATCGGCGGCGCTGGAGGGAAGCGCGGAATTCGGCGCGGGAGCGAAGGACTAG
- a CDS encoding AMP-dependent synthetase/ligase, which yields MTTILRLPGVEPAELTVPELLLRNVEDHGELPALSWYAPDGARTTLTWSQARHRVAEVAAGFTSLGVGRGDRVLMMMGNRPEHWLSDLALVHLGAVPVSVYGTAAPEQIAHIARHSGARLAVVGGPAEVSRWEPLLGPERDAGRLDGLVVADGDGGGSHTPWSALARPYERADFDKTWRGVRAGDPVTVVYTSGTTGDPKGVVISHRNVILNGLALDKVAAVPDHAEHICYLPFAHIAERMLGIYLPVLRASHVHLCDDPARVAELAGRLHPAQFFGVPRVWEKLAAAVRAGLARMPGEQRAAVEAAGEIARAHVRCRERGERPSGELEAAYARARSEVIEPLLARAGFERLVWTASASAPMPPEVLDFWAGFGVVVMDAWGLTETTGALTLNGPGGFRLGSVGRPLEGTEIRTAPDGEIEVRGTTLFGGYLRADGSVEPATDAQGWFPTGDIGRIDEDGYLWLTDRKTEMIVTSTGKNVSPALVENTLKEHPLIGQALVHGDGRSYLVALLVLDPEAAPAWAAAHGIDVSSGAPAAHPGIRAEVERAVAAANSRLNRTEQVKRYVLLDREWSPETGELTPSLKLRRRVIGDKYGQEIDGLYEDHV from the coding sequence ATGACGACGATCCTGCGGCTGCCTGGCGTAGAGCCGGCCGAACTGACCGTTCCCGAGCTGCTGCTGCGCAACGTGGAGGACCACGGCGAGCTGCCGGCCCTCTCCTGGTACGCGCCGGACGGCGCGCGCACCACCCTCACCTGGAGCCAGGCGCGCCACAGGGTGGCCGAAGTGGCCGCCGGATTCACGTCCCTGGGAGTCGGCCGCGGCGACCGCGTCCTGATGATGATGGGCAACCGGCCCGAGCACTGGCTCTCCGACCTCGCCCTCGTCCACCTCGGCGCCGTCCCGGTCTCCGTCTACGGGACCGCGGCTCCCGAGCAGATCGCCCACATCGCGCGCCACTCCGGCGCCCGGCTCGCGGTGGTCGGCGGCCCCGCCGAAGTGTCCCGCTGGGAGCCGCTGTTGGGCCCTGAGCGGGACGCGGGGCGGCTGGATGGGCTCGTGGTGGCCGACGGGGACGGCGGGGGTTCACACACCCCCTGGAGCGCACTGGCGCGGCCGTACGAGCGGGCGGACTTCGACAAGACCTGGCGGGGAGTGCGGGCGGGCGACCCGGTCACCGTCGTCTACACCTCCGGCACCACGGGCGACCCCAAGGGCGTGGTGATCAGCCACCGCAATGTGATCCTCAACGGCCTCGCCCTCGACAAGGTGGCCGCCGTTCCCGACCACGCCGAGCACATCTGCTATCTCCCCTTCGCCCACATCGCCGAACGGATGCTGGGCATCTACCTGCCGGTCCTGCGCGCCTCCCACGTCCACCTGTGCGACGACCCGGCGCGGGTGGCGGAGCTGGCCGGGCGGCTGCACCCCGCGCAGTTCTTCGGCGTCCCCCGCGTGTGGGAGAAGCTCGCCGCCGCCGTACGCGCCGGGCTCGCCCGGATGCCCGGAGAACAGCGGGCGGCCGTCGAGGCCGCAGGGGAGATCGCGCGGGCCCATGTGCGCTGCCGAGAGCGCGGTGAGCGACCCTCCGGGGAGCTGGAAGCCGCCTACGCGAGGGCCAGGAGCGAGGTCATCGAGCCGCTCCTGGCGCGGGCGGGCTTCGAGCGGCTGGTGTGGACGGCGAGCGCCTCGGCCCCGATGCCGCCCGAGGTGCTCGACTTCTGGGCCGGGTTCGGCGTCGTCGTCATGGACGCCTGGGGCCTGACGGAGACCACGGGAGCGCTCACCCTCAACGGGCCCGGCGGCTTCCGCCTCGGCTCGGTCGGCCGCCCGCTGGAGGGTACCGAGATCCGTACCGCGCCGGACGGCGAGATCGAGGTGCGCGGGACCACCCTCTTCGGGGGCTATCTGCGCGCCGACGGCTCGGTGGAGCCCGCCACGGACGCCCAGGGGTGGTTCCCGACCGGTGACATCGGCCGGATCGACGAGGACGGCTACCTCTGGCTGACCGACCGCAAGACGGAGATGATCGTGACCTCGACGGGCAAGAACGTCTCGCCGGCCCTGGTCGAGAACACCCTCAAGGAGCACCCCCTCATCGGGCAGGCACTGGTGCACGGGGACGGGCGCTCCTATCTCGTGGCCCTCCTCGTGCTCGACCCGGAGGCGGCGCCCGCCTGGGCGGCGGCGCACGGAATCGACGTCTCATCCGGTGCTCCGGCGGCACACCCCGGCATCCGGGCGGAGGTGGAGCGGGCGGTGGCCGCGGCGAACTCCCGCCTCAACCGGACGGAGCAGGTCAAGCGGTATGTGCTGCTCGACCGGGAGTGGAGCCCGGAGACCGGTGAGCTGACGCCCTCGCTCAAGCTGCGCCGCCGCGTCATCGGGGACAAGTACGGCCAGGAAATCGACGGATTGTATGAAGATCATGTGTGA
- a CDS encoding MerR family transcriptional regulator, with protein MEPEAGTTDQLTVDQLAARAGVTVRTIRFYSTRGLLPPPTIGPRRVGRYGSDHLSRLALIEELQNQGMTLAAIERYLQRLPDDISAHDLAIHRAVVASWMPDAVDETTREQLEGRVGQRLTDEDLKRLEAMSVLASTEDPDVFRVDPALVQLGVRLLDVPISQEAILAAREVMMEHTRSAARELSRLFKREVWDPYRELESEPERVERMKSLSAHMQPMVVQALVTAFQRSMKEELRDAFPRESAPQTGSE; from the coding sequence ATGGAGCCAGAGGCCGGGACGACGGACCAGCTCACCGTGGACCAGCTCGCCGCCCGCGCGGGCGTGACCGTCCGCACGATCCGTTTCTACAGCACCCGGGGGCTGCTGCCGCCGCCCACCATCGGCCCCCGCCGCGTGGGCCGCTACGGCTCGGACCACCTCTCCCGGCTGGCGCTGATAGAGGAGTTGCAGAACCAGGGCATGACGCTGGCCGCCATCGAGCGCTACCTCCAGCGGCTTCCCGACGACATCAGCGCGCACGATCTGGCCATCCACCGTGCCGTGGTCGCCTCCTGGATGCCGGACGCGGTGGATGAGACGACGCGCGAGCAGTTGGAGGGACGCGTCGGGCAACGGCTGACGGACGAGGACCTCAAGCGCCTGGAGGCGATGAGCGTGCTCGCCTCCACCGAGGACCCGGACGTCTTCCGCGTGGATCCCGCCCTGGTGCAGCTGGGGGTGCGGCTCCTGGACGTGCCGATATCCCAGGAGGCGATCCTGGCGGCGCGCGAGGTGATGATGGAGCACACCCGCTCGGCGGCGCGGGAGCTGAGCCGTCTGTTCAAGCGGGAGGTGTGGGACCCCTACCGCGAGCTGGAGTCGGAGCCCGAGCGGGTGGAGCGGATGAAGTCGCTGTCCGCGCACATGCAGCCCATGGTGGTGCAGGCACTGGTGACGGCCTTCCAGCGCTCGATGAAGGAGGAGCTGCGGGACGCCTTCCCGAGGGAGAGCGCCCCGCAGACCGGTTCGGAGTGA